The nucleotide sequence gagcaaaaagAGACTAAGAGAAACACAGACAAAGACCCAGAGACAAGATTCCAGTGGAGACACCAGGAGGTAGAATAGGTgcaaacagagaaggaaagagacaaagtCTGAGGCCCACAAGGGTCTGCGTTTAAGTTTGTACACTGTGTAAGAGGTACAGAGCTCTTCTCCTTTGAGAACTGAtcctggagggaggagggagcagcAGCTTTAAGAAACCTAAGAAGAGAGATCTTTTGAACCCAAGTGGTGGTAGAAACCTGTGTTTCTCATCCTGAGGCTCTTGAGCCAAACCCTGATCCCTCCCAATTTCCCCTTAAGACCCAAAGCCCCACTGCTGACAGTGCCTCCTTACTAGGAGGTATGTGGATGAGTGtagcctcccttcccccaagaccCCTCTGCAATCTACGCATGAAGTGGTAGAGGCTCAGGTTACCCATTTGCCCTTTCCTAAAGGTCCATCTTTAACCTTTGCTGCTGGAAATTCAACCTAGGCAATCGGTAAGGGAAAGGCTTAacagctgcccccccccccagctgagCCCCCTTTATGGGTGGTGAAATTAAGGGGGGGTGACTTTTTGGAGGAGGACACAGTATCAGTAGGGAGGAGGAGTGTCTTAGGGACTATGAATTTGCCTTTGGTGGGCAACTGTTGGCCACCAGTCactgagctggggaggggggcaggggaggggctgGACAGAGGGGCGGGGTCAGTAATAAATGCCAGACTTAGGAGTGATAGCCTGACACTGTCCGAGCAGCAGTCCATACCCCCAGACCTTGTCCAAGGAACTCCAGCTGTGGTGAGACCTCTCAGGCCCGACTCTAGAGGGGTAGGGCAGGGGCAGGGATGGGTTCTTTCCCCTAACCCTACACTAAGTTTTAACTCATAGCTATAGGTTGGGGAGAGATTAGAGAATGAGAAGtttggagggggtggagagaaagcTGAATGGGGGAGAGGATGGAGTAGAAGCTAGAGGTGTGAAAGACCACAAGGATTTGAGGAGGATGggacaaagaagaaagggagatggtatggtatggtatggtagaGATAGGGTGTGAGAAGGATGGGGAGGAACATGGGGAGTAGAGTAAGGGGGGGGGttaggatggagagagaggaacaagacgggggagaggaagaaaaaggagatgggagaaCTAAGGGAATTGGGAGAAGTGTGGGGAACAGAGTAGATTACAACAGAGGTGTGGTACTAGGGGACTGGAGGTAACAAAATGGATAAGGTGGCAGGATAATGGGAGTGAAATGGAGGAGAGTCTGAGAAGGTTGGGGGAGATGAAAGGGATGGGGGAGcaattaaaagggaaaagattTTCTAGCATAAGTtggggggggatgggaggagttCTGAGTAAGGAAAGGGAGCTGGGCCTCTCTGGTCTATGACCTTTCTCTCGGCTATTTTTAGTACTAGCACCTGCCTTCCTGGCTTGGGGAAAAGACTTAAAGGGCATGGGAGGTTTgggggatgttttttttttttggttctttaaaAGCTTCCCCACTGATAAAGTCTGCAGCCATGGCAATGCAGAAGATTTTTGCAAGAGAAATCCTAGATTCTAGGGGGAACCCCACAGTGGAGGTGGATCTATACACAGCCAAAGGTGAGAGGGAAGCCTGCATGTCTTCAGATGCTGTCTCCAAACATACCTCTTCCtgacttctcccctcctccccagctctGCTTGGATTCCACACCCCACACATCCATGTTACCCCTTCCTGGTCTATTCCAGGCCCAACTAAATTGAGTTCCCTAATCACCCAAACCCTGGTTCCTACCAGACTACTTAGTTAACCACTTCTCCTGCCCCCAGGACTCAGGAATAAGGTCTGTTTCTCCCTTTGTCTGTTTCTCCTTGGTTTCTGTTTTGGGCTTCCTAGGAACCTAGGGTTCTTCCCAGTTGGGTTGTGAGAGGGGAGTAGTCTTAACTCATTTCTACCCCTCACTCCTCAGGCCGATTCAGAGCTGCTGTACCCAGTGGGGCCTCCACTGGCATTTATGAAgctctggagctgagagatggagacaAAAGCAGATACCTGGGGAAAGGTGAGATATCACTTTAAAGAGAATGTATTTGTTTGGGGAGAAGTGGGAGGGTAGGCAGAGTATTGTACCCATAGATGGAGAGTGACTGTGAACCTGGCATCTCTTTAGTGTAGGAAGTCAGAACTTGTTGGTCCCCAACCTCTGCTCTCTTCCCTAGGGGTGCTGAAGGCTGTGGAACACATCAATAAGACTTTGGCCCCTGCTTTACTGGAGAAGGTAATAGTCAAGGGAGCTGCCAGAAATCCCTCAAATCTATCCCCTCTCCCCTGCTCCTGGTACTTTCCCCCTTTTCACCCTCCACTCCCCATGGCCATTAATTATGACCTGAGCCTCTTGTTTCTGTGAGATGATTCAGCCACAATCAGTCTCTCATGTGCCTTCATTTTTTGTCTTCCCTCATCCAGAAATTTAGTGTTGTGGATCAAGAAAAAGTTGATAAATTCATGATTGAACTTGATGGGACAGAGAACAAATGTAAGTGAGGGGGTTTCCAGGGAGAGGGGACCAGAGAATAACCCCATTCCCAGTGGGAGAGGGGGCTGGAGGGGAGAAGGTTCTCACTCTAAGTGAAGAAGTATCTCACATCATTGGTTTCTTTACAGCCAAGTTTGGGGCCAATGCCATCCTGGGTGTGTCTCTGGCTGTGTGTAAGGCAGGAGCAGCAGAGAAGGGGGTCCCCCTCTACAGACACATTGCGGACCTTGCTGGGAATCCAGACCTTGTGCTGCCAGTACCGGTTAGCTTTTCTTGACCCCAGGACTCAATCACATTCCTTTCAACTTGGCCTTAAGACAGAGGTTGCCCCCTTTTTCAAGGATAAAAACTCTTTAGGAAGTCAAGATGCTAATCCACTGCCCACAGGGGTCACTTCCTAAAGTACAGCCTCCTTGTGTGTGATGCTTTGTAGCTCAGCCCCCTATCCTTGCCACACCTCTCCTAGGATAAGCGCCTAAGAATGTCTTTCCTTAAATCTCATCCTACTGCCTGAAGTCCTTTGTGTAATCTGGATCACTCACATCTCAATAGGAGTTTAacttcaaatcaacaagcatttattaagttcctactatgtacaaggcattgtgccaggcactagggatacaaaaatgaaagggggCACAATCCTGTCGTCAGTGATTTTACAGGATAATAAGGAGAAAGCCATATAAACTataaatacaaggtagaatgTAATAAAGGCAGAAAAATTATTCCTTCCAGCAAAGAGTGGTAGCTGTGTCATCAGGTATATATCCATTCTTGGAGGAGGTAGTACTTGAGCAAGGTAGAGGAATTACCTTCTGGGGAAGAggatttccttccagctctaaatttataatcctgaTTTTAACAGGcaaaaaatgtggaaagaatgTATTAAaagatgggggtagggggaaaaCAGGTGACCAGGATATTTGACTGCAATACAGATTGAACAAAGGAGTTGGAGTAAATTATCATATGCCCAAAACTACAAAAAAGTTATTTCAGAGGCCATTTGGTCATCACATTTTGCAGTATTAATGTAAAATAAGGCTAGGGATATGTTGAAGGGGGATGGTAGACAGTCTTAAATGAAAggtaaggagtttatattctataaaACAGGATAGTGAGCCACTTTAGACTTCTGAGCAGTCTTCTGCTTCAGATGATTTTAGAAGTTGTGTGAGGGATGCACCCACACCAAGAAAATTGCAGATCATTGAATTTGAGTTGAAAAAGGAATGCTGGATGAAGGGAGAGGAGACATGAGGCTGAGAGGCGAGTGAAGGTCAGAGAAGAGGGAATAAACAAAGGGGAATGTAGtggtggaggtagaatcaagTAGAATcagccttcattttcctcatttgtacaaaggGACTGTTTGCCATTTAAAAGTAGAGACCAGGTCTTAGAGTTTCCTCCTGAATCACGAAATTGAATTCCTCCCTCAGGGAAGTCTTTTGAATCTAATGTCCAGTCTTCCCTGTATAGCTCAAGTCTATCCTCATGCTACAGTCTTAGTCTTATCTCAATCCCTTCCTCCCACTGTGGTCAGAATCCGAACCTCCTTCCACTTAATTTCCCCCAGGCCTTCAATGTAATCAATGGAGGATCCCATGCTGGAAACAAGTTGGCCATGCAGGAGTTCATGATCCTGCCCGTGGGGGCTGCATCATTCAGAGAGGCGATGCGTATTGGGGCTGAAGTCTACCACCATCTGAAGGGTGTCATCAAGGCCAAGTACGGAAAGGATGCCACAAACGTAGGTGACGAGGGTGGGTTTGCCCCCAACATCTTGGAGAACAATGAAGGTCAGTCAGTggaatgaggaggagggagggaagggatagGTCCGTAACGGGAATAAGGGCTAGAAGGAAAACTGGGGTATTACTCACTCCTTTAATTTCCCCAGCCTTGGAATTACTGAAAACAGCCATCCAGGCAGCTGGTTACCCAGACAAGGTGGTGATTGGCATGGATGTTGCTGCTTCTGAGTTCCACAGAAGTGGGAAATATgatcttgacttcaaatcccCTGATGATCCTGCCCGGTACATCTCTGGGGAGAAGCTGGGGGAGCTATATAAGAGCTTCATCAAGAACTACCCTGGTGAGAGACTCAAGGActccatcctcccttcccccttataGAACTCCAGAGCCCCATTCCCTTGCCTCCCTAATTTATTCTGTCTACTGTATTTTCTTTGATCCTCGTGGTCTCTCCTACTGCTACACCTAATAATAATAGTCCTATATCTCTAGTGATACAAGGCTTACAAAGAGCTTTTCTTCCAACActcattttcaaatgaggaaccACAGGGTCAAAAATCACGAAATTTAGAGTTAGAGGGGCCTCATCTAGTTTAACATCcttttttatagaaaaggaaacaagcttagagaggtcaaatgatttgcccaaggttactccTGTATTAAGAAGCAGAGCTGGGGTTAGGGTTAGCTCTTGCCCCTTGTTCGAACACACACAAGGTCAGAGCTGTGATTTGAATTGAGGATCCCTGACAACGGGTTCACGGTGTTTTCCATCAAAGCACCTTTCTCCGTTCTTATTTTAACCCTCGCCCCATGATCTCCTTCATTCCCCACACAGTGGTTTCCATTGAGGACCCCTTTGACCAAGATGACTGGGCCACCTGGACTTCATTTCTCTCTGGAGTTGACATCCAGATTGTGGGGGATGACCTCACCGTCACTAACCCCAAACGCATTGCCCAGGCTGTAGAAAAGCGAGCTTGTAACTGCCTGTTACTGAAAGTCAACCAGATTGGCTCTGTCACTGAATCCATCCAGGCGTGAGTCCCCAATGGGCAAGATGGAGGGAGGTGGGAATCACCTCCTGCTCTAGAAATTCACCCATGAATCAGTTATTCTCCTACATGTGTATCCCTAGTCTAATCTCCCTCTATCCAGAAGCTTTACCAGGGAAATTCAAggtaaaaaaatcttcatttcctcctcttccccattaCTCTTTCAACCTCATTCAGAATCCAGATACATGTTTTATGTACATATGATCCTCTCCCCagtacctccctcccccaaccaagTTCTTTGAACATATtgtaagtactttaaaaatggtTGTAacataaatggatggatgaattgaAAGGGATCATGGGATtacagacctagagctggaagggacctcaagctATCTATTCCAACTGCCTCttttatagagatgaggaaattcatcTGTGAGGAGATTGAGACTTTTCCAGGGTCCTCTGgatagtaggtgtcagaggcagagtttgaacccaagttctctgattcGAGAGCCAAGAGGCCATAATGCTCTTTGCACTGTAATGAGCCTGCGCCCCTCTCTCTGTAGTTGCAAACTGGCACAGACTAACGGCTGGGGAGTGATGGTCAGTCACCGATCTGGAGAAACAGAAGACACCTTCATAGCTGATCTGGTGGTGGGACTCTGCACTGGCCAGGTAGGGAACAGGATATCCCCTTACCCCTTGTGGCCACCAGAGCCAAGTCTTCTGGAGGCTCTCACCCGTCCCTGAATTTCCTCTTTCCCAATCTGTCCCCAGTCACTAGATTGTGGCACTTCTCCATTTGACTCTGTAACTTTCCTCTTACATCTCATTATATTAGATCAAGACCGGGGCCCCCTGCCGTTCTGAGCGTCTGGCCAAATACAACCAGCTCATGAGGTACCTCGATGCTTCAAGGGAGTGAGGGGAGGTTGGGGGTGTCCAAGggaaaagtgaggcagagctagaaGAGGAAATTGCCATCTCACTGCCGTTTTGTTCCCTGCCTAGGATTGAGGAGGCTCTTGGAGACAAGGCTGTCTTTGCTGGGCGGAAATTCCGTAACCCCAAGGCCAAGTAAATGGAGGGGGTCAGGTCCTAGATCAATAGAGGCATCTAAGTCCAGCACTGTCTCTACCACTCTTCTCAATAAAGCACTTTGGACAGCGAGAATGACTAGGGTGTCATGGTTTGGGATCAGAAAAGGACATCCTGGTGTCAGGGAGGGGACAGGAGAAAGGGACATCCATGTTGGAAATGGAGCAGCAGCACCGTGGAATAAAAAGACCACAGATTTGTAAGCAGCAGACTGGAGGGGAGAGGTCTCTATGACCTTCCCCtttctcagtctgtttcctcatttataaaatggaggtaatatttGTACCATCCACCTCCTGGGAAggttgaaaatcaaatgagatgacgtgtgaaatcactttgtaaatcaAAGCCCTGCATAAATCTCCGCTACTactagtagtaaatgaccactgGGGCTGGCCTGTAGGAAGCAGACATAATATAAAAACATCATGgcggggggatgggaggagagagacaagaCTGAGAGCAAAAGTTGTTGGAAAAGGTCAAAGAAGCGAAGCATCCCAGTTAGGGTGGAATGGAGGCAGTGGCtgtgaggggaagaaaatttggaccagatctgacaaaaacaaaacaaactgactTTGAGAGGTACAGCAGCAAAAGAGGCCTGAAGGTTCTAGGCCCAGCTCTTGCCACTAACTccccatgtgaccatgggcaagtcaaatTTTCACTCTCTGGGGCTCAATTTTCTCTCTGTTAAATATGTGAATGCAAGGGATTTTTTTGGCTCTAAAAATTCTAATTCCAGGTTCTGACCCTCCCCCAAAAGCAACCTCCTTGCCCCAGGGTCCATGCCTTTCTTCATACTCAAGTCACTCCCAGGAAGGATTCAGATATCTGGTTTGCCCCATGCACAAACTAGCACATGGGCTCAAACGGTGTTTATTGAGCATAAAGTTACCTTAGccttgagggaagagaaacaCTCCCAGGAAAAGGGAGGATAATATAGATTAAATATTCACTCTTACATTCTGTCACACATCTTTTGAGGGAAATTGGAAGGAGATTCACTCAACTACCCCATATaaccaacatttaaaaaatctaaaaccaCTCAGACCAGATCACCACAGGACAGCCTCCATACCAATCTCTCCATCCCAATGGTTCCATTGGGAGGTCAGAGGTCAGCCCCTGGTATGGTCATCAGAAGTCAAGACAAGGTGGTATTGTAGTGCCTGAAACTTCACCCATGGCCCCATTCCCCCTTTTCAAAGCCACAGGGCGGTCATAAGGGGAGgggatagaaaaacaaagaacCTAGGAGCTGGGagtcccttcctctccactctggCGAAGGCGTTTCTTGGCACGGATCTCATTCATGGCCTCCTCAATGGAGCGTGTGTCCCTCTTATTGGCTACTGGAACTAGGAGTAGGAGCAAAGGAGGGATGTGAAGGGACTAAGAATTCTCATGGTACTCAGTTTTCCATCCTGCCACCATTGCCCTTAAAGACCAAGACATCCAAACCCCTAGTTCTCCCTTGCATCcaaatctccttcctttccctcttgttTCTCCCTCACTTCAGCCCCTCCACCCCTGTCCACCACTGCTCCCCATACTCTTACCACAGCCATAGGTCTTGTTGGCCTGTAGCATGTGGGCGGCATCCTTGGCTGCCCCTTTCCCAATGAGGTGACTGTATTTGTCCTTGTAGTCACTCACAGGGCTCACAACAGCAGGGCCCTGCTGGGcagcttcttcctcttgccactggGCTAACTCCTAAAGAGGAGAGTGGGAGGAAGTGAAGTTTGGGGTTGGCTACCAGATTCAGGAGCTGGAGGGAGCCTACAACTGGCAGAGGCGCTTATTTTACCTTAAGTCTCCGTTTCTCCTCTGCCTGCTGGGGATCCCACTCCTCCCCACGGCGGTATGAGTCAAGCTCTTCATCAGAGGGTGCAAACTCCTTAGGAGTGAAGGGAATGACATAATCAGGGTCCCACAGGTTCCACCTTGATCCAAACGGGCCTGTCCCCTGACccccttgggaaaaaaaagaactggtagactggagagtcaggagagaaaagaaagatgtcTTTCTCACCTTCTTGAAGATCATGACGTATCGACATTCGTCATCCTCCCCAAAGGAGAAAGATGTTAGGCCAGCCACTTCCACAACATCATGTCTGTGTTGAAGAATAGAGGACAGTGAGTCTGCATGGAAGAGTGAGAATAGCAGAaggcccgggggggggggggggcaggctgTGACCCCTTCCTAAAGGATTCTCTATCCCCCCTGTTATTTCTTCCCACCCTTGCCCTAATCtctaataataattacaataagaATCTTTCATTTGTGGAGAGTTTTAATGTTTACCATCCATCTCACACActtctcatttgatgctcataactctaaccattttacaaatgaagaaactgaaggtatGAAAattaaagggacttgcccatagtcaaaACTGACAAGGGACTCGAACCAGgcattctgactccaaacctaatcCTCTCACCATGACTGCCTCCCCATGTGTCCTGCCCCACTTCTCAGCCCCTTCACTCACAATATACTCCTCTCAATCTTGTTCATGGGCTGGAACTTTCTCTTGGTCTGACCACTGTCCTGGATGAAATCTGACACCTCTTTCTCCATCTTGGGAAGAAGTTGAAAGAGAGAAGCCATAAGATGGGGGTGTTCCTCTCCACTCCCCGCCACTGCACTCAGAAGGAAACAGCTACACTTTCAGGTCTACTGCCTCTCTCCATACCCAAAGTTCTTCAAGGTTCCTCCTCTCCTAGAAAATTAACCCAGCCTCCCAATTCTGTAACTTAAGGAGTTTCTCCCAAAATTTACTTTCTATCCCTTTTGCCACACATACCCGCTTTCGAAATTCCACTTTCTGACGCTTCTCCTGCTCCTGCAGTTTCTTCAGGCAAGCAGCCTGTTCTAGAAGTGAGAAAAGTACACTTGAGCATTCAATAAATGAACAAGTTTTTACCAACCACCTACCACGTGCCAGGAACTCtgttaggtgctagggattcaaagatgaAAGTAAAACAATCGCTGTCtgtaaggaacttatattctataggGACAGATgacatgtacatatgtaggtatattcaaaatagatacaagatgaTTTGgagggaaaggcttcatgtagatggAGGGTGCTTGACCTGCACTATAAAAGCAACAGTAATCTTAAATAAATTTTcactgacttttttctctttaaaccAACTAAGTTCCCTCCCCTGCATTCCCCTCCCAATCCCCTCCTGGTCATCCCATATAATAAGGAAAAAGAccaagaagagggggaaaaaatcaatgaAAGCAACAAATATGGTTTAAAAATCTGATAATAAATGCAATGCTCCCTCTTCTTGCTCAGTTCCCTAGAAAGGGGTGGGAATATGGAGGAGgtatcttttcctttctacttttggtGCTATGATTgtcctttgtaattttgcaacattcacttttgatattgtgtgtgtctgtgtgtgtgtgtgtgtgtgatatgtccTGGGAGGTGGTGGGCTCCCCCTCACAGGGGTGTTCAAGCAAACATTGAGTAACTATTTGTTATATTTTagagattcttgttcaagtaAGGGATTGACTCTATGGCCTCTGCTGTCTTTTCCAGTGTTCTGGGAATTTCAGCGCTAAGACTCTCTGATTCTACGTTTTAGGGCAGGGGTTAGGTAGCCGTCATGGATAGATTTTGACAGTTGGATTGGGGTGGGAGGATGAGAATGACATTtttgttttcactaacctctacctgaaatgtagcatttccttcaattatgaaaaATGTAGGTGACAGACATTATTCTGAAGAGTCCATAGGCTgaagactgtcaaaggggtccatgacaccaaaaaaggttaagaatctctgttttAGGGAAAGGCTATCCATCTGACAAAACTCTGATTCATGTTCATCCACCACCGGggatattcaattcaacaaatatttattaagtacctactgtgtgcaaggtaagATACATGTGAGGAAGgcaaagctaaaaataaaacattccctgATCTTCAGTACCCTACATTCTACTAGGGAGGATTCAACATATATAGAACtaagcaaatgaaagctaatttaggagggaaaagggacTGATGTCTGGAGGGGATGGCAACTCAGTTATGCCTTGAAGGAAATAAAGATTCTAGGAGGTCAAGATAAGGAAAGGGTCCATTTGGCAGCTTATGCAAATACACATGCAGGAGACAGAATGGTAAATTCAGGGAACAGCTAAGAGTCTAGTCTGGCTGTATATAGTGGGTGAAGAAGCCTAATATGAAATACGCTGAGAAGGCAagagcaagatctgagttcaaattctatctctgtgCAATGAAACATCACTGCatctcaagcaagtcacttcatgtctctaggcctcaatttcttcaactgcaaaacgAAGAGCTTCAACTGAAATAAATAGTATCCaaggtccctgccaactctaaggctatgatcccatgatactaaggtgcttcagttttcttacttATTAATTCTCAAAGTTGCTTGTATATAAAGagcttttattattactattacttttcagactggatctgtgattccaCGGGTATATAAgaatttccttatatttcttcccCTGGAGGAAACTTCATTTACCAAAGCTGGGATTGGCACCTGCAGTGCAatttaaaggcttttttttttgagcatggaagtaaacatttattaagcatttgctatgtgccagacactgtgctaagttcttttttaaatttatttttaattttcagtttccaacactcagttccataagtttttgagttccaaattttctccctctccctctcctccccccttccccccaagatggcatgcaatccaatataggttctacagataccttcacattaaacttattttcacaatagtcaagttgaaaagaagaattataaccaatgaaatgaaccttgagaaagaagaaacaaaaccaaaaaagaaaaaaaaaagagcagtttgcctcaatctgcattcagattccataaatCTTTCTCTGGCAATTTGAAGTCTtaagagagtttcctggggcaggccctgcccagagtcacacagccaggacggGAATGACCAGGTCCTGGGTCCTAGGCCAGCTCTCTGGTCCTCTTCAccatcattattgtcattgttataTGATATAACAAGTACCTATAATACCCAATATCACATGCTGAGTACATcagagaagtaaaaacaaaaacgcCGTGTGAGCTCTTGGGTGCGTCATGACCAACtgtgggtaaatcacttagcctttctgggcccctgttttctcaactgtaaaatgacagggttggacaaGATAACCTTTCAGGGTCCTTACAATTCTAAATCCGCAATCACATGAACTGTAAGGATTAGGAAAAGCTccatggaggaggtgacatttgaactggttgggtaggaattcaataggaggaagtatgtgtatgtgtgaagaAATGAGTATTCTGGGTATAGGAAACAGCTTGAGAAAAGACgaagacagtataaaatatacATGGGGCACAATGAGAGTCCAATTTGGTTGAAGTTTAGAGTAAGGAAAATCTGGGGTTCTGAATGCCAGGGTCAGTGTTCCCTGTTGGGTAGAAGAATGACATCGCATAAGTGCAAGATGGAAAACATAGTTgaactttattacaaataaggTACTGTGTTATGAACCTGtgatagaaagaagagaagtctAAGCACAGGACTTGCAATCTGGAAGACCAGCTACCTAGGCAAGTCGATTAACCTCCGTTTGTTGG is from Trichosurus vulpecula isolate mTriVul1 chromosome 7, mTriVul1.pri, whole genome shotgun sequence and encodes:
- the ENO3 gene encoding beta-enolase isoform X1, whose amino-acid sequence is MNLPLVGNCWPPVTELGRGAGEGLDRGAGSVINARLRSDSLTLSEQQSIPPDLVQGTPAVSAAMAMQKIFAREILDSRGNPTVEVDLYTAKGRFRAAVPSGASTGIYEALELRDGDKSRYLGKGVLKAVEHINKTLAPALLEKKFSVVDQEKVDKFMIELDGTENKSKFGANAILGVSLAVCKAGAAEKGVPLYRHIADLAGNPDLVLPVPAFNVINGGSHAGNKLAMQEFMILPVGAASFREAMRIGAEVYHHLKGVIKAKYGKDATNVGDEGGFAPNILENNEALELLKTAIQAAGYPDKVVIGMDVAASEFHRSGKYDLDFKSPDDPARYISGEKLGELYKSFIKNYPVVSIEDPFDQDDWATWTSFLSGVDIQIVGDDLTVTNPKRIAQAVEKRACNCLLLKVNQIGSVTESIQACKLAQTNGWGVMVSHRSGETEDTFIADLVVGLCTGQIKTGAPCRSERLAKYNQLMRIEEALGDKAVFAGRKFRNPKAK
- the ENO3 gene encoding beta-enolase isoform X2 — its product is MLGYFFFNRSAAMAMQKIFAREILDSRGNPTVEVDLYTAKGRFRAAVPSGASTGIYEALELRDGDKSRYLGKGVLKAVEHINKTLAPALLEKKFSVVDQEKVDKFMIELDGTENKSKFGANAILGVSLAVCKAGAAEKGVPLYRHIADLAGNPDLVLPVPAFNVINGGSHAGNKLAMQEFMILPVGAASFREAMRIGAEVYHHLKGVIKAKYGKDATNVGDEGGFAPNILENNEALELLKTAIQAAGYPDKVVIGMDVAASEFHRSGKYDLDFKSPDDPARYISGEKLGELYKSFIKNYPVVSIEDPFDQDDWATWTSFLSGVDIQIVGDDLTVTNPKRIAQAVEKRACNCLLLKVNQIGSVTESIQACKLAQTNGWGVMVSHRSGETEDTFIADLVVGLCTGQIKTGAPCRSERLAKYNQLMRIEEALGDKAVFAGRKFRNPKAK
- the ENO3 gene encoding beta-enolase isoform X3, encoding MAMQKIFAREILDSRGNPTVEVDLYTAKGRFRAAVPSGASTGIYEALELRDGDKSRYLGKGVLKAVEHINKTLAPALLEKKFSVVDQEKVDKFMIELDGTENKSKFGANAILGVSLAVCKAGAAEKGVPLYRHIADLAGNPDLVLPVPAFNVINGGSHAGNKLAMQEFMILPVGAASFREAMRIGAEVYHHLKGVIKAKYGKDATNVGDEGGFAPNILENNEALELLKTAIQAAGYPDKVVIGMDVAASEFHRSGKYDLDFKSPDDPARYISGEKLGELYKSFIKNYPVVSIEDPFDQDDWATWTSFLSGVDIQIVGDDLTVTNPKRIAQAVEKRACNCLLLKVNQIGSVTESIQACKLAQTNGWGVMVSHRSGETEDTFIADLVVGLCTGQIKTGAPCRSERLAKYNQLMRIEEALGDKAVFAGRKFRNPKAK
- the SPAG7 gene encoding sperm-associated antigen 7, which codes for MADLLGSILSSMEKPPSVGDQETRRKAREQAACLKKLQEQEKRQKVEFRKRMEKEVSDFIQDSGQTKRKFQPMNKIERSILHDVVEVAGLTSFSFGEDDECRYVMIFKKEFAPSDEELDSYRRGEEWDPQQAEEKRRLKELAQWQEEEAAQQGPAVVSPVSDYKDKYSHLIGKGAAKDAAHMLQANKTYGCVPVANKRDTRSIEEAMNEIRAKKRLRQSGEEGTPSS